In the genome of Croceimicrobium hydrocarbonivorans, one region contains:
- a CDS encoding DUF4738 domain-containing protein, producing MRPYFLLVPACLLLACNEKIGNDANVQNSSQVLEETNIDTLTNYWPCEYDTIKSDISIRIDNDYFQLNTYVYSLNDSSIHRFNEAYQKKVYQDIYHNYESSIYLTGSQDTLLMQILKKEIFKDIFPPEFYQQAVIKSVEYKAVRSNQLFFHVELIVPDTDWIKSAEMSIFFRTSKKGRLSVISS from the coding sequence ATGAGACCTTATTTCCTCCTAGTCCCAGCCTGCCTATTATTAGCTTGTAATGAGAAAATAGGAAATGATGCCAATGTTCAAAACTCATCACAGGTACTCGAAGAAACAAACATAGACACCTTGACCAATTATTGGCCTTGTGAATATGACACCATTAAAAGTGACATAAGCATCCGTATTGATAATGATTATTTCCAACTGAACACCTACGTCTACTCACTGAATGACAGCTCTATTCATAGATTCAATGAAGCCTATCAGAAAAAGGTTTATCAGGATATCTATCACAACTACGAATCCTCAATTTATCTAACAGGATCACAAGACACTCTTTTAATGCAAATTCTCAAAAAGGAAATTTTTAAGGATATTTTTCCACCTGAATTCTACCAACAGGCCGTTATTAAAAGTGTTGAATACAAAGCTGTACGATCCAATCAATTATTCTTCCATGTAGAACTGATCGTACCGGATACCGATTGGATCAAGTCCGCCGAAATGTCCATTTTCTTTAGAACTTCAAAAAAAGGACGGCTTTCTGTAATTTCCTCTTGA
- a CDS encoding peptide MFS transporter: MSNADLAKQGHPRGLYILFFSEMWERFCYYGMRTLLTLYLVKALFKGDADAALIYGAYTGLVYAAPVLGGRMADQFLGYRFAIILGAILMSIGEFLILGGTESWLFLGMGAIIIGNGYFKANISTIVGKLYKENDPRRDSGFTIFYIGINVGALLATSVVAYVGETYGFKYGFGLAGIGMLLGMLIFWFGRDRYAEAEGLDITPAGKKKIVGPINYVFLITLISIALVPVCYVLISKNEILQYLLLGLFVLVSYNLISSGAKEGKVWRDRMIALVIFILINIVFWAFFEQAGTSLTLFADRNVDREIFGWVMPASMTQFFNPFFIVVFGSIFSVMWVKLSEMGKNPSIPMKFAFGILQLGLGFLVTLLGLTFADGFQVPLLTLVFLYLLHTTGELFLSPIGLSMVTKLAPSKISGTAMGGWFLSFAIGNFLGGQIATLTGTHGSEEGPQLEFPMTTTVMQASDDVASINFTDWKSLTEEMPVNITVGKYMDIQDWVEFRLAFAGDMNFVDWKTQRSLNSPFTSAQDWLNKEQWNKLGSTYDSILKADKELLEQDPKANVINIETWLYFREAIEEMEGAGLSLPDAYKQHKMERMEIGLNKYTDVFSNIGFILIGFSVVIMIFNKPLKKLMHGVE; encoded by the coding sequence ATGTCAAACGCTGATCTAGCAAAACAAGGACACCCCAGAGGTCTGTACATCCTCTTTTTCTCCGAAATGTGGGAGCGATTCTGCTACTACGGAATGCGGACCCTCTTAACCTTATATTTAGTAAAAGCGCTTTTTAAAGGCGATGCCGATGCTGCTCTTATTTATGGAGCTTATACCGGATTAGTTTATGCCGCCCCTGTTTTGGGAGGTCGTATGGCTGATCAATTTTTAGGCTATCGTTTTGCCATTATACTAGGAGCGATATTAATGTCAATTGGCGAGTTCCTCATTTTGGGCGGAACGGAGTCTTGGCTATTCTTAGGAATGGGGGCCATTATTATTGGTAATGGCTATTTTAAAGCTAATATTTCCACCATTGTAGGGAAGCTTTATAAGGAAAATGACCCTCGACGAGATTCAGGTTTTACCATATTCTACATTGGAATTAACGTAGGTGCCTTATTAGCCACTTCTGTGGTAGCCTATGTAGGTGAAACCTATGGATTTAAATACGGATTTGGCTTGGCCGGTATCGGTATGCTTCTCGGTATGCTTATATTCTGGTTTGGACGCGATCGTTATGCCGAGGCTGAAGGTTTGGACATTACCCCAGCAGGAAAGAAAAAAATTGTTGGCCCTATCAATTACGTTTTCTTAATCACTCTGATCAGCATCGCTTTAGTACCGGTATGCTACGTACTTATTAGCAAAAACGAAATTCTCCAATACCTCCTTTTAGGACTCTTCGTACTGGTTTCTTACAACTTGATTAGCTCTGGAGCAAAAGAAGGTAAGGTTTGGAGAGATCGTATGATTGCATTGGTGATTTTCATTCTCATCAATATTGTATTCTGGGCCTTCTTTGAGCAAGCTGGTACCTCCCTCACTCTATTTGCCGATCGTAATGTAGATCGTGAAATTTTTGGATGGGTGATGCCCGCTTCGATGACTCAGTTCTTCAACCCCTTCTTCATTGTAGTCTTTGGATCTATATTTAGTGTAATGTGGGTGAAGCTATCAGAAATGGGTAAAAACCCCAGCATCCCCATGAAGTTTGCTTTCGGTATCCTGCAATTGGGATTAGGCTTCTTGGTAACCTTACTCGGCTTAACCTTCGCTGATGGTTTCCAAGTTCCTCTATTAACCTTGGTTTTCCTTTACTTACTGCACACAACCGGTGAGCTTTTCCTTTCTCCGATTGGATTAAGCATGGTAACCAAATTAGCACCATCTAAAATTTCAGGTACTGCCATGGGTGGTTGGTTCCTAAGTTTTGCGATTGGCAACTTCTTAGGTGGTCAGATTGCAACTTTAACTGGTACCCACGGTTCTGAGGAAGGCCCTCAATTAGAGTTCCCAATGACTACCACAGTGATGCAAGCTTCGGATGATGTAGCCAGCATAAACTTTACCGACTGGAAATCCTTAACTGAGGAAATGCCAGTAAACATCACAGTAGGGAAATATATGGACATCCAAGATTGGGTTGAATTCCGTTTAGCATTTGCTGGAGACATGAACTTTGTGGATTGGAAAACCCAACGTAGCTTGAATAGCCCTTTCACCTCCGCTCAAGATTGGCTAAATAAAGAGCAGTGGAATAAGTTAGGCAGTACTTATGACTCCATACTCAAAGCAGACAAAGAGTTATTGGAGCAAGATCCAAAAGCCAATGTAATTAACATTGAAACCTGGCTCTATTTCCGTGAAGCCATCGAGGAGATGGAAGGAGCAGGCCTGAGTTTACCCGATGCCTATAAGCAGCATAAAATGGAACGCATGGAAATTGGCTTAAACAAATACACCGATGTATTCTCAAATATTGGTTTTATCCTAATCGGTTTCTCAGTGGTTATTATGATCTTCAATAAGCCTTTGAAAAAGCTTATGCATGGAGTAGAATAA
- a CDS encoding cytochrome-c peroxidase: MDTKSKIEIGAFPIAKILVAMGMLFFLTQACQPDTELNIQSEPSPLLISINHFPEMSLEEGKELTEEAIAAGKALFFDPILSRNRDLSCSSCHLTHLAFSDGRAVAIGTEGRLHNRNSPTLFNVAWQPYLFMDGGNPTLESQVIGPIEEHREMDLPYSEAITRVAAVDYYQELFQRAFKEDVNPKTLALALATYERALVSFNSPFDRYEYAGDASALSPAQKRGLALFKSAELNCVACHVLPLTTDFSFQNNGLYEVYEDPGRARVTNNIPEHEGQFKVATLRNIALTGPYMHDGSLGSLEEVVDHYASGGSNHRLKSSLITGFSISAQEKADLISFLEALTDTTSYKAYMP; encoded by the coding sequence ATGGACACAAAAAGTAAAATAGAAATTGGAGCATTCCCCATCGCGAAGATCTTAGTCGCGATGGGAATGCTTTTTTTCTTGACTCAGGCTTGTCAGCCGGATACCGAATTAAATATTCAATCGGAGCCTAGCCCGCTACTGATTAGCATCAATCATTTCCCTGAAATGTCCCTTGAAGAAGGGAAGGAACTTACAGAAGAAGCTATTGCTGCAGGTAAGGCTCTGTTTTTTGATCCTATCTTGAGTCGGAACCGGGATTTATCTTGTAGCTCCTGCCACTTAACCCATCTGGCATTTTCGGATGGTAGAGCAGTGGCGATAGGAACGGAGGGAAGGCTACACAATCGTAATTCGCCCACCTTATTTAATGTGGCCTGGCAGCCCTATCTATTTATGGATGGGGGGAATCCTACTTTAGAAAGTCAGGTGATTGGCCCTATTGAAGAACATCGGGAAATGGATTTGCCCTATTCGGAGGCCATAACTCGGGTGGCAGCGGTAGACTATTATCAAGAACTGTTTCAAAGGGCTTTTAAGGAGGATGTGAATCCGAAGACCCTGGCATTGGCACTGGCCACTTATGAAAGAGCTTTGGTCTCCTTTAACTCACCTTTCGATCGCTATGAATACGCTGGAGACGCATCGGCCCTGAGCCCAGCCCAGAAAAGAGGCTTGGCGCTTTTTAAAAGTGCGGAGCTTAATTGTGTAGCTTGCCATGTATTGCCTCTGACCACAGATTTTAGCTTTCAGAATAATGGCCTTTATGAGGTTTATGAGGATCCCGGTCGGGCCCGAGTGACCAATAATATTCCCGAGCATGAAGGGCAGTTTAAGGTGGCGACTTTGCGCAATATCGCCTTAACCGGCCCCTATATGCATGATGGTAGTTTGGGAAGCCTAGAGGAAGTGGTAGATCACTATGCTTCAGGGGGAAGTAATCATCGCTTAAAGAGTTCCCTAATTACAGGCTTTAGTATCAGCGCTCAGGAAAAGGCAGATTTAATTTCCTTCTTGGAGGCATTGACCGATACCACTAGCTACAAAGCTTATATGCCTTAA
- the acs gene encoding acetate--CoA ligase: MEAKFRINSFEEYEEQYKLSTERPEDFWGQIASNYQWQKPWDKTLEWEFDSPDVKWFLNAKLNITENCLDRHLEKRGNKLALIWEPNDPKERFVRMTYRELHEEVCRTANVLKKHGVGKGDRVAIYMPMIPELTIAVLACARIGAVHSVVFAGFSAHALADRINDSSCKMVITADGIYRGAKEIPCKGVVDEALKSCTSVETVLVTERTRWNVQMKEGRDYWMHQELLDVDRFCPAEPMDSEDMLFILYTSGSTGKPKGVVHTCGGYMVYAGYSFANVFQYDESDVYWCTADIGWITGHSYIVYGPLLNGATTLMFEGVPTYPDAGRFWQVCDKHGVNQFYTAPTAIRALMAKGEDHVLSYGLYSLKVLGTVGEPINEEAWEWYHIHVGKEKCPIVDTWWQTETGGIMISGLGGHSPMRPSHAGYPLPGIQPVLLDQEGKEIDGNDQEGYLAMRFPWPSMLRTTYGDHERCKNTYFSHYNGYYFTGDGARRDDKGMYRIIGRVDDVINVSGHRFGTAEIENAINSNDHIVSESAVVGYPHDIKGQGIYAYVITKEPPTNPDKLRAEIVETVVEEIGKIAKPDKIQFVSGLPKTRSGKIMRRILRKIAEGDTSNLGDTSTLLDPDVVDEIKAGAL, encoded by the coding sequence ATGGAAGCAAAATTCCGAATTAATTCATTCGAAGAATACGAAGAGCAATACAAGCTCAGTACTGAAAGACCTGAAGATTTTTGGGGGCAAATTGCCTCCAACTACCAGTGGCAAAAGCCCTGGGATAAAACCCTGGAATGGGAATTCGATAGCCCCGATGTAAAGTGGTTCCTCAATGCCAAGCTCAATATTACAGAGAACTGTTTAGATCGTCACCTGGAAAAGCGTGGCAATAAACTAGCCTTGATTTGGGAACCTAATGATCCCAAAGAACGCTTTGTACGGATGACCTATCGCGAATTGCATGAAGAGGTTTGTCGTACCGCCAATGTGTTAAAAAAGCACGGGGTTGGTAAAGGGGATCGTGTAGCGATTTATATGCCTATGATACCCGAATTAACGATTGCCGTTTTGGCTTGTGCCCGCATTGGTGCAGTGCATTCCGTGGTATTCGCAGGTTTCTCAGCCCACGCCTTGGCCGATCGCATCAATGACTCATCTTGCAAAATGGTAATTACCGCCGATGGTATTTACCGTGGTGCCAAAGAGATCCCTTGTAAGGGAGTGGTAGACGAAGCATTGAAAAGCTGTACCAGCGTGGAAACGGTTTTGGTTACCGAACGTACCCGTTGGAATGTGCAGATGAAGGAAGGTCGTGATTATTGGATGCATCAGGAATTATTGGACGTAGATCGTTTTTGCCCCGCTGAGCCTATGGATAGCGAGGATATGCTCTTTATCCTTTATACTTCCGGATCTACCGGTAAACCCAAAGGGGTAGTGCACACTTGCGGTGGATACATGGTGTATGCCGGATATAGTTTTGCCAATGTGTTCCAATACGATGAGAGTGATGTGTACTGGTGTACCGCCGATATTGGTTGGATTACCGGTCATTCTTATATCGTTTACGGTCCTCTCTTAAATGGTGCTACCACTTTGATGTTCGAAGGGGTGCCCACTTATCCTGATGCGGGTCGTTTCTGGCAGGTATGTGATAAGCATGGTGTAAATCAATTCTATACTGCTCCCACCGCTATTCGGGCTTTAATGGCCAAGGGTGAGGATCATGTATTGAGTTATGGACTCTATTCCTTAAAAGTATTAGGTACCGTGGGTGAGCCCATTAATGAGGAAGCCTGGGAATGGTACCATATCCACGTAGGGAAAGAGAAATGCCCCATTGTAGATACCTGGTGGCAAACTGAGACTGGTGGAATTATGATTTCGGGATTAGGTGGACATAGTCCAATGCGACCTTCGCATGCAGGATATCCTTTACCGGGAATTCAGCCTGTGCTGCTCGATCAAGAAGGAAAGGAGATTGACGGTAATGATCAGGAAGGCTATTTAGCGATGCGCTTCCCCTGGCCATCTATGTTGCGTACCACCTATGGTGATCATGAACGTTGCAAGAACACCTATTTCTCTCATTACAATGGCTATTACTTCACTGGTGATGGCGCACGTAGAGATGATAAGGGCATGTATCGGATTATTGGTCGGGTGGATGATGTAATCAATGTATCTGGTCACCGATTTGGAACGGCCGAAATTGAAAATGCTATTAATTCCAATGACCATATCGTTTCGGAATCTGCGGTGGTAGGTTATCCTCACGATATTAAGGGGCAAGGAATTTATGCCTATGTGATTACCAAGGAACCTCCTACAAATCCTGATAAGCTGAGAGCGGAAATCGTGGAAACGGTGGTAGAAGAGATTGGTAAAATCGCCAAGCCCGATAAAATCCAATTTGTGAGTGGATTGCCTAAAACTCGCTCTGGAAAGATTATGCGTCGTATTCTACGCAAGATTGCAGAAGGAGATACCTCTAATTTAGGAGATACTTCAACTTTATTGGATCCAGACGTAGTGGATGAAATCAAAGCCGGGGCTTTGTAG
- a CDS encoding acyl-CoA thioesterase, producing MNFHTRKWVKPEDLNPNLSLFGGRLLSWIDEEAVIYAIVQLENKHVVTKYISEINFISAPKQGDIVELGIEATHFGKTSITMRCEVRNKLTREPILKIDKLVFVNLDDQGKPAAHGKTEITYVKDRLDS from the coding sequence ATGAATTTCCATACCCGCAAATGGGTAAAACCCGAAGACCTCAACCCTAACCTAAGCCTTTTTGGTGGTCGCTTACTTTCTTGGATCGATGAAGAAGCGGTAATCTACGCCATCGTTCAATTGGAGAACAAGCATGTTGTAACCAAGTATATCTCTGAGATCAATTTTATCTCGGCTCCCAAGCAAGGGGATATCGTAGAGCTAGGGATTGAAGCCACTCACTTCGGCAAAACTTCCATTACCATGCGCTGTGAGGTCCGCAATAAATTAACTCGCGAGCCTATCCTTAAGATTGATAAACTGGTTTTTGTAAACCTCGACGATCAAGGCAAACCGGCCGCTCACGGTAAAACAGAAATCACCTACGTTAAAGATCGCCTCGATTCTTAA
- a CDS encoding MbnP family protein: MKLKYFVAALALVTFMTSCEDDTPSQNPSTTTSEVPVILHYDFKYGTTDFALNQEFTSDSGYTIRYTLASFYLAKPVIMDDAGNSTALNPEYYIIRPDVMMSNMGTIEAGHAHMFNLSIGVDAETNTETGGNGMQPTDFSDVNHPLAPQPEGMYWSWASGYIFVKIEGEIDYEGDGTYDQSFKYHLGTDPFRKDRSTMLHTSVEKGDTLDITMTVDYQQFLHGIDLHSEVLTMSMGDARPLAEKMMNQFDAATSFELGSDHGHKK, encoded by the coding sequence ATGAAACTTAAATATTTCGTAGCTGCCTTAGCGCTTGTTACTTTCATGACCTCTTGTGAGGACGATACCCCCAGTCAGAATCCTAGTACCACAACTTCTGAAGTTCCCGTAATTCTGCATTATGACTTTAAATACGGAACCACAGATTTTGCCTTAAATCAGGAGTTTACCAGCGATAGCGGTTATACCATTCGCTATACTTTGGCCTCTTTCTATTTGGCAAAGCCAGTGATTATGGATGATGCGGGAAATTCTACCGCTTTGAATCCTGAGTATTATATCATTCGTCCGGATGTGATGATGAGCAATATGGGAACCATCGAAGCAGGTCATGCCCATATGTTCAATCTAAGCATCGGTGTAGATGCCGAAACCAATACTGAAACCGGAGGCAATGGAATGCAACCTACCGACTTTAGTGATGTAAACCATCCTTTGGCTCCTCAGCCGGAAGGCATGTACTGGTCTTGGGCTTCAGGTTATATCTTCGTGAAGATTGAAGGTGAAATCGACTATGAAGGTGATGGTACCTATGATCAAAGCTTCAAGTATCACTTAGGTACTGATCCTTTCCGTAAAGATCGCAGTACCATGCTTCATACTTCGGTAGAAAAGGGAGATACCTTGGATATCACCATGACCGTAGATTATCAGCAGTTCCTGCACGGAATCGATTTGCATTCTGAAGTTCTTACCATGTCTATGGGCGATGCTCGTCCTTTGGCAGAGAAAATGATGAATCAGTTCGATGCCGCTACCAGCTTTGAATTGGGTAGCGATCATGGACACAAAAAGTAA
- a CDS encoding Dps family protein, translated as MSNNQIGLPINEASKLADKLNILLANYQLFYANSRALHWNIKGEKFFELHVKFEELYMDSFQKVDEIAERILTLGYTPLHTFTDYLKEAKIAEAANISEARPAVEAVLSGYKTLLELEREILDLSGEMNDEGTNALMSDYIREQEKSVWMYSAFLK; from the coding sequence ATGAGCAATAATCAAATCGGTTTACCTATCAATGAAGCCAGCAAACTGGCTGACAAACTGAATATCCTCCTTGCCAATTACCAGCTTTTCTACGCTAATAGCCGTGCCCTGCATTGGAACATTAAAGGCGAAAAATTCTTTGAATTACATGTGAAGTTCGAAGAGCTCTATATGGACTCCTTCCAAAAGGTGGATGAAATTGCCGAGCGTATCCTCACCTTAGGTTATACGCCCCTGCACACCTTTACCGACTATCTTAAAGAAGCCAAAATTGCCGAAGCCGCTAATATCAGCGAAGCTCGTCCGGCAGTAGAAGCAGTACTTTCCGGCTACAAAACTTTATTAGAGCTGGAGCGCGAAATCCTTGACCTTTCCGGTGAAATGAATGATGAGGGTACCAATGCCCTAATGAGCGACTACATCCGCGAACAAGAAAAAAGCGTTTGGATGTACAGCGCCTTTTTGAAATAA
- a CDS encoding S9 family peptidase, producing MFYRNLVIVFVILIAPGSLLAQNRDVTVQDVWRGTFYARSTSGLRSMNDGLHFTVLNGADGSIDKYSYESGEKVATLLSSKEIEKKTGQSIQFDSYQFNATEDKVLLGTESESIYRHSSKSYYFIYDLKQGSLSKVDAEGKQQLADLSPTENKVAYVYQNKMHVQDLDGESESISFGEGKENALIAGAVDWVYEEEFSFHKGFHWSPDGQYIAYYQFDESEVPTFSMDVYGQALYPSQDVFKYPKAGEVNSKVSIHIYDLKSQKDHKVELPMAVEYYPRIKWTSEADELVITTLNRHQDHLILWEVEVEKKGLEVEKLYEEKAPAYLEIHDNLRFLDDNSFIWTSEKDGYNHIYHYGEDGKLIRQITKGEWEVTEFYGYESGSGYLYYQSAEESPIRRSVFRVKLDGTGKEKLSTKKGWNDATFSSGFQFYINRYSSASTPTLETLHRSNGKEVRVINDNEGTQKRMEMFRLSPKEFIQIPNEEGTQLNAWMIKPQDFDASKSYPVLMFVYGGPGSQTVEDSYDAFNGFWYQALAAKGYIVVSVDNRGTGARGRDFRTQTYQQLGKLETEDQIAAAKWLAKQKYVDGERIGIWGWSYGGYMSSLGITKGADVFKMAIAVAPVTNWRFYDNIYTERYMRTPQENPDGYDDNSPINHVDKLEGAYFLVHGSADDNVHVQNTMRMISALVKADKQFDLFIYPDKNHGIYGGNTRNHLYTKMTEFIEENL from the coding sequence ATGTTCTATCGCAACTTAGTTATTGTTTTTGTAATTCTCATCGCCCCTGGCAGCCTTCTGGCCCAAAATCGCGATGTTACCGTTCAGGATGTTTGGCGTGGTACTTTTTACGCACGTAGTACCAGCGGTTTACGCAGTATGAACGACGGTTTGCACTTTACCGTTTTAAATGGTGCTGATGGCAGTATTGATAAATACAGCTATGAAAGTGGTGAAAAAGTAGCCACTCTCCTTTCCTCCAAAGAAATTGAAAAGAAAACTGGTCAAAGCATCCAATTTGATAGCTACCAGTTTAATGCCACCGAAGACAAGGTATTGCTAGGCACTGAATCGGAATCCATCTACCGCCACTCTTCCAAGAGTTATTATTTCATTTACGACTTAAAACAAGGCAGCTTAAGCAAGGTAGATGCGGAAGGCAAACAACAATTAGCCGACCTCTCTCCCACCGAAAACAAGGTGGCCTATGTATACCAAAACAAAATGCATGTGCAGGATTTGGATGGAGAATCTGAGTCGATCAGTTTTGGTGAAGGCAAAGAAAATGCCTTAATCGCCGGTGCCGTAGATTGGGTGTACGAAGAAGAATTTAGTTTCCACAAAGGTTTCCACTGGTCGCCAGACGGACAGTATATCGCCTATTATCAATTTGATGAATCTGAAGTACCCACCTTCTCTATGGATGTGTACGGACAAGCCCTATACCCTTCTCAAGATGTATTTAAATACCCCAAAGCGGGCGAGGTGAACTCCAAAGTGAGCATCCATATTTATGATCTTAAAAGTCAGAAAGACCATAAAGTAGAACTACCCATGGCAGTAGAATACTACCCTCGTATTAAGTGGACCAGCGAAGCCGATGAATTGGTGATCACCACTTTGAACCGCCATCAGGATCATTTGATCTTATGGGAAGTGGAAGTAGAAAAGAAGGGTCTGGAAGTGGAAAAGCTCTACGAAGAAAAGGCACCTGCTTATTTAGAGATCCATGATAACCTTCGTTTTTTAGATGACAATAGTTTTATCTGGACCAGCGAAAAAGACGGCTATAATCATATTTACCACTATGGTGAAGATGGTAAACTGATCCGTCAGATTACCAAAGGAGAATGGGAAGTAACCGAGTTTTACGGCTATGAGTCTGGCAGTGGTTATTTATACTATCAAAGTGCCGAAGAGTCGCCCATCCGCCGCAGCGTTTTCCGCGTGAAATTAGATGGAACAGGCAAAGAAAAACTCAGCACCAAAAAAGGTTGGAACGACGCAACCTTCAGCAGTGGCTTCCAGTTTTACATTAATCGCTACTCCAGCGCCAGCACACCTACACTGGAGACCTTACATCGTTCGAACGGAAAAGAAGTGCGGGTGATTAATGACAATGAGGGCACGCAAAAACGAATGGAAATGTTCCGTTTGTCGCCCAAAGAATTTATTCAAATCCCTAATGAGGAAGGCACCCAATTAAATGCCTGGATGATTAAGCCTCAGGATTTTGATGCTTCCAAAAGCTATCCGGTATTAATGTTTGTATACGGTGGCCCTGGATCGCAAACCGTGGAAGACAGCTATGATGCCTTTAACGGATTCTGGTATCAGGCCTTAGCCGCTAAAGGATACATTGTAGTAAGTGTGGATAATCGCGGTACCGGAGCCCGTGGACGTGATTTCCGTACCCAAACTTATCAGCAATTAGGAAAGCTAGAAACTGAAGATCAGATTGCTGCCGCCAAATGGTTAGCCAAGCAAAAGTATGTAGATGGTGAGCGCATTGGCATTTGGGGATGGAGCTATGGTGGCTATATGAGCAGCTTAGGTATTACCAAAGGAGCCGATGTATTTAAAATGGCTATTGCAGTAGCACCGGTTACCAACTGGCGTTTTTACGATAATATTTATACCGAGCGCTATATGCGTACGCCTCAGGAAAACCCTGATGGATATGACGATAATAGCCCTATTAATCACGTAGATAAATTAGAAGGCGCTTACTTCCTGGTGCATGGTAGTGCTGATGATAATGTGCATGTACAAAACACCATGCGCATGATTAGTGCTTTGGTTAAAGCGGATAAGCAATTTGATCTTTTCATTTATCCGGATAAAAATCACGGGATTTACGGGGGCAATACCCGTAATCACCTGTACACCAAGATGACTGAGTTCATTGAGGAGAACCTTTAA
- a CDS encoding SIMPL domain-containing protein produces MKNLIALFSLLLLVSCQNNSTPAHSKFKTILLRSEGEVETLPNQASFYIRLECLDFSIKKSKQCLIDKSNELNDKLLALGVDQDDILTTAVDLDKSYRWQNSSQIFEGYKSSTRIYLTVKDIDKLDEIYTELLENRNLDLGGLSYSHSEIDSLKNEAYLNALKKAGELSDKLLEQIPETKKEILKIGNVEISASQPDANQFLKQEADNFANSVAKFKSIAISKGTVKVTASLYVEYQIK; encoded by the coding sequence ATGAAAAACCTCATCGCCTTATTCAGCCTCCTCCTTTTAGTTAGCTGTCAAAACAACTCAACACCTGCCCATTCCAAATTCAAAACCATTCTCCTTAGATCAGAAGGAGAAGTGGAAACCCTGCCTAATCAAGCTTCCTTTTATATTAGACTGGAATGCCTTGACTTCTCCATTAAAAAATCCAAGCAGTGTTTAATTGATAAGTCGAATGAGCTCAATGATAAATTACTGGCCCTGGGAGTAGATCAGGATGACATTCTCACCACCGCAGTTGATTTGGATAAGAGCTACCGCTGGCAAAATAGCTCCCAAATTTTTGAGGGATATAAGAGCTCTACCCGGATTTACCTTACGGTTAAGGATATTGATAAATTGGATGAAATCTATACTGAGCTCTTAGAGAATCGAAACCTCGACTTGGGCGGATTAAGCTATTCGCATTCCGAGATTGACAGCTTAAAAAATGAAGCCTATCTCAATGCTCTGAAAAAAGCAGGAGAACTATCCGATAAACTATTGGAGCAAATTCCAGAAACCAAAAAAGAAATACTAAAAATTGGCAATGTTGAGATCTCGGCCTCTCAGCCTGATGCCAATCAATTCCTTAAACAAGAAGCGGATAATTTCGCTAATAGTGTTGCTAAGTTCAAGTCAATAGCCATCAGTAAAGGCACGGTAAAAGTGACCGCAAGCTTATATGTAGAATATCAGATTAAATAA